The following coding sequences are from one Virgibacillus necropolis window:
- the cbpB gene encoding cyclic-di-AMP-binding protein CbpB, with protein MGTLKDKQLTDIIVNDLLISSEKVAHVQLNNPLEHALLVLVKSGYSAIPVLDSSYKLVGTIGKTVILNQILGLERIEFEKLSTMRVEEVMNRDIPCLEKNDTFLNVLKAVIDYPFLCVADQEGYFDGIVTRRAILKQVSRDIYTKKQTN; from the coding sequence ATGGGCACATTGAAAGATAAGCAATTAACGGATATTATTGTTAATGATTTACTGATTTCTTCTGAAAAAGTAGCACATGTGCAGTTGAATAATCCACTTGAACATGCATTACTTGTATTAGTGAAATCAGGATATTCTGCTATTCCTGTTCTAGACTCATCGTATAAATTGGTTGGTACGATTGGTAAAACAGTCATACTGAATCAGATATTAGGGCTTGAACGGATTGAATTTGAAAAACTATCTACTATGCGTGTAGAGGAAGTAATGAATAGGGATATTCCATGTTTGGAAAAGAACGACACATTTTTAAATGTATTAAAAGCAGTTATCGATTATCCATTTTTATGTGTAGCGGATCAGGAAGGTTATTTTGATGGAATAGTGACTAGACGCGCAATTTTAAAACAAGTCAGCAGAGATATTTATACCAAAAAACAAACAAACTAA
- a CDS encoding metallophosphoesterase → MNRRSFLKKSFGSLLAFLGLSGGTYYYAREIEPSLLDIHQEIISSAKVTSEFNHFKIIQFSDTHIGFHYSLEQLEELVQTINNQKPDLIVFTGDLVDAPNDYNWNTTLIRILGSLDAKYGKYWIYGNHDHGGYGTNIVKNVMDQAGFNLLQNQHTTIKKGQESFVLAGIDDVMLGNPNLEKTLNQIDPSLFTLLLAHEPDFADKTINYPVDVQLSGHSHGGQVRLPIIGHLYTPLYAQKYVNGKYQVDHLTLYVTKGIGTTRLPYRFLCKPEIYVYTLQSN, encoded by the coding sequence ATGAATAGAAGATCATTTTTAAAAAAATCATTTGGTAGTCTTTTAGCATTCCTCGGTTTAAGTGGTGGAACCTATTATTATGCCCGTGAAATTGAACCGAGTTTACTAGATATCCACCAAGAAATTATTTCTTCAGCTAAAGTTACATCTGAATTCAATCACTTTAAAATCATTCAGTTTTCTGATACACATATAGGGTTTCATTATTCGCTTGAACAATTAGAAGAATTAGTGCAAACCATTAACAATCAAAAACCCGACCTGATTGTCTTTACGGGAGATTTAGTTGATGCTCCAAATGACTATAATTGGAATACTACATTGATTCGTATTTTAGGATCACTAGATGCAAAGTACGGTAAATACTGGATATATGGGAACCATGACCATGGAGGATATGGAACCAATATAGTGAAAAATGTAATGGATCAGGCTGGCTTCAATTTACTTCAAAATCAACATACTACTATTAAAAAAGGGCAAGAATCTTTTGTTTTAGCTGGAATTGATGATGTTATGCTAGGTAATCCAAACCTGGAAAAAACGTTAAACCAAATAGACCCTTCCCTATTCACACTATTACTAGCACATGAACCAGATTTTGCTGATAAAACGATTAATTATCCCGTGGATGTGCAGTTATCTGGTCATAGTCACGGTGGCCAAGTACGGTTACCTATTATCGGCCATTTATATACACCATTATATGCTCAAAAATATGTGAATGGAAAATATCAAGTGGATCATTTAACTTTATATGTTACAAAAGGTATAGGAACAACAAGATTACCCTATCGTTTTCTATGTAAACCAGAAATATATGTGTATACATTACAAAGCAACTAG
- a CDS encoding SCO family protein encodes MVKRIKLAFPIVMLVLILTACGEEFEGNITSDVQDFAFTNQDGEKVTQNSLEGNFWVANFIFTNCDTVCPPMTANMARLQEKLKEAGLEDVQLVSFSIDPERDTKAALKEFGKAHGASFDNWHFLTGYDFQTVKELSIKSFKSALEELPDSDQFMHGTRFFLVSPEGTAINYYTGTEAAEMDKIVEDIKKIK; translated from the coding sequence ATGGTGAAAAGGATTAAATTAGCTTTTCCGATAGTAATGCTAGTTCTTATACTAACAGCCTGTGGCGAGGAATTTGAAGGGAATATTACTTCTGACGTACAAGATTTCGCATTTACAAATCAGGATGGTGAAAAAGTAACTCAAAATAGTCTCGAAGGAAACTTTTGGGTGGCCAACTTTATATTTACAAATTGTGACACGGTCTGCCCACCAATGACAGCAAATATGGCTAGGCTACAGGAAAAACTTAAAGAAGCTGGACTTGAAGATGTGCAATTGGTTTCATTCAGTATCGACCCTGAACGTGATACGAAAGCCGCATTAAAAGAATTTGGTAAAGCGCATGGAGCATCTTTTGACAATTGGCATTTCCTTACGGGGTATGACTTTCAAACAGTTAAAGAACTCTCTATCAAGTCATTTAAATCAGCACTAGAAGAATTACCTGACTCTGATCAATTTATGCATGGCACTAGATTTTTCCTTGTATCACCAGAAGGAACTGCTATTAATTATTATACAGGAACTGAAGCAGCAGAAATGGACAAGATTGTAGAAGACATTAAAAAAATAAAGTAA
- a CDS encoding YkyB family protein — MNQAKPTSVAELAMALYTINRHAKTAPEPKHLYFIKKETIKKLLSENQAKKIGLHFSDHPKFSNQHSTLLVKVDNYYFHIPPEKNDFNQLEHLGTLDQSYRNPQTKMSLSQAKKVVYRYINFTPKPEKKSKNKKYTSSYYTPSSLGKMEWPPTKPYRKFET, encoded by the coding sequence ATGAATCAAGCAAAACCTACTTCTGTAGCTGAACTCGCAATGGCATTGTATACCATTAATAGACATGCAAAAACAGCTCCAGAACCAAAGCATTTATATTTCATTAAAAAGGAAACAATTAAAAAATTGTTATCAGAAAATCAAGCCAAAAAGATTGGACTTCACTTTTCTGACCATCCGAAATTCAGTAATCAACACTCTACGTTACTCGTAAAAGTTGATAACTACTATTTTCATATACCTCCAGAAAAAAATGACTTTAATCAGCTTGAACACTTAGGTACTTTGGATCAATCATACCGAAACCCTCAAACAAAAATGTCATTATCACAAGCAAAAAAAGTAGTTTATCGATACATTAACTTTACACCGAAACCCGAAAAGAAGTCTAAAAACAAGAAATACACTTCTTCCTACTATACGCCTTCATCCTTAGGGAAAATGGAATGGCCACCAACAAAGCCTTATCGAAAATTTGAAACATAA
- a CDS encoding DMT family transporter — protein MNSAYLFIMLGAALWGTIGWFVKNLYAFGFTPMEVVTLRVLTTAIILLTYILIKSPEKLLLHSIKDVKYFIGTGIVSIIFFNYCLFTTIELSTIPFATALLYTAPAFVTILSLILFKEKLTRVKLIALLITLFGTCLIVGIIPLNTETLQLNSILFGLGSGIGYALYSIFSKYALKKYTSLSITVYTFIVASIALLPFFPYATKIHLLMDPAVLFYSFGLGLLPTAFAYIIYTYGLHQTEASRASILSTIEPVVATFIGIIVFNEAFSHIQMVGMACIIGAIMLIQLFTTKKKISHAKNGVI, from the coding sequence TTGAATAGCGCTTATCTATTTATTATGCTTGGTGCTGCACTTTGGGGCACAATTGGGTGGTTCGTTAAAAACTTGTATGCCTTCGGGTTCACCCCAATGGAAGTAGTGACATTGCGGGTGTTAACAACAGCTATTATCTTGCTAACCTATATTCTGATTAAATCACCTGAAAAGTTATTACTACACTCTATTAAAGATGTTAAATATTTCATAGGAACTGGAATTGTAAGTATTATATTTTTTAATTATTGTTTGTTTACAACGATTGAATTGTCAACAATCCCGTTTGCAACTGCATTACTTTACACTGCACCAGCATTTGTAACCATCCTTTCTCTCATTTTATTCAAAGAAAAATTAACGAGAGTTAAACTAATTGCACTATTAATCACGCTTTTTGGTACTTGTTTAATTGTTGGAATCATACCTCTTAATACGGAAACCCTTCAATTGAACAGCATTCTTTTTGGGCTTGGATCCGGGATAGGTTATGCGCTTTATAGTATTTTCAGCAAATACGCTTTGAAAAAATATACGAGTCTAAGTATTACAGTCTACACTTTTATCGTAGCAAGTATAGCCTTGCTGCCCTTTTTTCCATATGCGACAAAGATTCACTTATTAATGGATCCTGCTGTCTTATTCTATTCATTTGGATTAGGTCTCTTACCTACCGCATTCGCTTATATTATTTACACGTATGGCTTACACCAAACAGAAGCTTCTAGGGCATCTATTCTTTCGACGATTGAGCCTGTGGTTGCAACCTTTATTGGTATCATTGTATTTAATGAAGCTTTTTCCCATATTCAAATGGTTGGAATGGCTTGTATTATCGGTGCCATAATGTTAATTCAGCTTTTCACAACAAAAAAGAAAATTTCGCATGCAAAAAATGGAGTGATATAA
- a CDS encoding FbpB family small basic protein gives MRPKTQNFEDLVKQYKQELLSDEKELSQIEIRLENKQTKKEQKKPRRFSFYD, from the coding sequence ATGCGTCCGAAGACTCAGAACTTTGAAGATCTTGTAAAGCAATATAAGCAAGAATTGTTATCAGATGAGAAAGAGTTATCGCAAATAGAAATTCGACTTGAAAATAAACAGACTAAAAAGGAACAAAAAAAACCAAGACGATTTTCTTTTTATGATTAG
- a CDS encoding aspartyl-phosphate phosphatase Spo0E family protein, whose protein sequence is MSTIEQLLKRIEFLRNEMTKVALKKGFTSRESIMISQELDKLLNLYDSIQRKEVNKKKK, encoded by the coding sequence ATGAGTACAATAGAGCAACTGCTAAAAAGAATTGAATTTTTGCGTAACGAGATGACCAAGGTTGCCTTAAAAAAAGGGTTTACAAGCCGAGAATCTATTATGATCAGTCAAGAGCTTGATAAATTATTAAATTTATATGATAGTATCCAGCGAAAAGAAGTAAACAAAAAGAAGAAATAA
- a CDS encoding PilZ domain-containing protein — protein MYFKRNEAFRFSFSKPIPGKLIESTNNCTPINVTILDVSKNGAKVYCEDNTQLHSGNQIKLSFMIDDISFDALGTISWRKPAKTSYEMGIHLITDDTYHTTMIQSLKKLKRMNS, from the coding sequence TTGTATTTCAAGAGAAATGAAGCATTTCGTTTTTCATTTAGCAAACCAATTCCTGGTAAACTGATTGAATCAACTAATAACTGTACACCAATAAATGTTACCATATTAGATGTTAGTAAGAATGGTGCAAAAGTTTACTGTGAGGATAATACTCAATTGCATAGTGGAAATCAAATCAAATTATCCTTCATGATTGATGATATATCATTTGATGCATTGGGCACAATAAGTTGGAGGAAGCCTGCGAAAACATCTTATGAAATGGGGATACATTTAATCACAGATGATACGTATCACACCACCATGATTCAATCGCTTAAGAAACTAAAGAGAATGAACTCATAA